The Planctellipticum variicoloris DNA window AGAATTCCGCGGAAGGTGCGTTGCTTGAGAATCATGAAGCCTCAGTCTGCCTGCAACTGCGTTGGATTCACTGCGACCGGCGATAATGAAACACGCCGACGAATTCAACATCCTCGCCAGTCGCCCAACCTCGCTATTTTCGCAAGTCGTCGGGCCGAACGCCATCTCAGAATCTGGTGGAAAGCAGATCGCCGAGGGTCGATAGGGCCAGCCGTCATCACGGATTCAGGATCTGTTCCAGCTCGCGAACGGCAGAGATTGTCGCAGGGTAGCCGATTGGACGAACCTTGGAACCTTCGCGCAGGTCCGGGCCGTCAAAGGCCGGCGGATTCGGGAGGACTCCGCCCGTCAACCGAAAGTCGGCCTTGCCGATCCGCGTCAACGGCAGCAGAACCGGACCTTCTTGCGGAACGCCCTGGAAAGGGAGTTCTCGAATCGTGATCTCGCGCGGAATCATCGGACGTTTCCAGACGCGATCCACCCCGAGGCGCCCTCGCGGAAAATCGAGCCAGCGTCCTTCGACCACGACATCGGCGGCGAGAATCTGCGCTCGGTTGAGCGCTACGGGGTTGGCCGTCTCCACCGCCAGGCCGGCGAGCCACGCGATCCAGCCGATCACGCACACAGCCAGAATCGCTCGCAGCCAGACGGGAGCACTGCTCGCCGGACGATTCGACTCCGGCGTCGATTCCGTCACGACTTGAAGGCCTTGGAGACGTCGAGCTGATAGTTGCGCTGGAAGGCGTCCTCGAAGTCATAGACGCCGCAGAAGTCCGCGAGCTGATCGCGTTCGGTTTTGCGCATGTCGCCGCGTTCGATGAGTTCGAACACGATCCGTCCGAAGTCGTCGGTGCTGGTCACGCCCCAGGAGCGAAACACGACCGGAGCCATCATGCCGAACTGCTTGAGACCGAGAATCCGGACGCCGTCGAGCAATTCGGGACCGGAGATGTGAGCAGAGTCATCGTCAGACTCGCCCGAGCCGATCCGCCCCAGTTCATCCTGAGCCACGCGCAGCGCCTCTGAAATAAACAGGTACGCCTGCGGGGCGTACTTCAGTCGCATACGGGGAGTACGTTTTGTGATGCTCATGTCGTCTGGACAGATACCACCGCCGTTGACGAAACTTCGGACCTGGCAGTTCCGCGCGTCACGGCCGGTTTGACGCACGGAGACTCGCGAGACCCGCTCAGAAGAATCGATGAAGATTCTTCACCCAAGTCGACTATACACCGCATTCCCAATCGAGCGGAAGGGAACTTGCCCTCCGGGAACCGGAAGTCTGGCGGTGGAAACGAATCAGCCGATTCCTACCGGTGGACAGGCTTTCCAGCGAATCGGACGCCAGCGGCAGATTTGGCAGTCGGCGTCGGCGCGGATACACTGGCAGTTTCCCCCACCGGTCGCCCGCGGACCGGCCGTTTTGTTTCCGGTCATTGGAAAACGACAGTGACGAACCCGTCCGCCCCCGGCAATCAGTACCGCGGCTTTGTCGATCCCACTCAGGAAGAGCTGGTGCTCGTCCTGGACTTTGGCGGCCAGACGGCCCAGCTCATTGCCCGCCGAGTCCGCGACCAGAACGTCTTCTGCCAGCTCGTCCGGCACGATCTGTCCTGCGACAGAATTCGCGAGCTCAATCCGAAGGGACTGATCCTGTCGGGTGGGCCGGCCAGCGTTTACGGCAAGCAGGCGCCGAAGGTCGATCCTGCCATCTTCGAACTCGGAATTCCGATTCTCGGCATCTGCTACGGCCTGCACCTCATCTGCGAAGCCGAAGGGGGCTCGGTGCTGCCTGGCACGACGCGGGAATTCGGTCGGACGGTCTGCCGCGTCACGGAAGCCGGGCAGCTCTTCGACGGACTCCCTCCCGAGACGACGGTCTGGATGAGTCACGGGGATCAGGTTGAAGACCTGGCGGCGAACTTCGTTTCGCTGGCCCGCACCGATACTTGTCCGAATGCAGCCGTGAAGCACCTCCGCAAGCCGATCTACGGGCTGCAGTTCCACCCGGAAGTCACTCACTCCGAACATGGCGGCCAGCTCCTGGCCAACTTCGTCAAGAACGTCTGCGGCTGTCGAGGCACCTGGAAGATCAGCTCGCTGATCGAACGGGAAGTCCAGACGATCCGCGAGCGCGTCGGCAACCGCCGCGTCATCTGCGGCCTGTCGGGGGGCGTCGATTCATCCGTGACCGCGGCGATTCTCTACAAGGCCATCGGCACGCAGCTCTCGTGTATCTTCGTCGACAACGGCATGCTCCGCAAAGGGGAGTCGGACCGGGTCCGCGACCGCTTCCAGAACCATTTCCGCACCGATCTGCACGTCGTCGACGCCCGCAAGCAGTTCCTCGATGAGCTGGCGGGGGTGAGCGAACCGCAGCAGAAACGGAAAATCATCGGCCGGGTCTTCATTGACGTCTTCCGCAAAGAGGCCGAGTCGATCGAGAATGCGCATTTCCTGGCGCAGGGGACGCTCTACCCGGACGTCATCGAATCCGGGGCCAATGGCGACGGCCCGGCGGCGACGATCAAGGCCCACCACAACGTGGGGGGGCTGCCCGAGCAACTGGGCTTCGAGCTGATTGAGCCGCTCCGCGATCTGTTCAAGGACGAAGTCCGCCGGATGGGGCTCGAACTGGGGCTGCCGGAAGAGCTGATCTGGCGGCATCCGTTCCCGGGGCCGGGCCTCGCCGTGCGATGCCTGGGAGCTGTCAGCGAAAGCCGGCTCGACACGCTTCGCGAGGCCGATGCGATCGTACTCGAAGAGCTGCGTAAGAGCGGGCTCTACCGGGACGTGCAGCAGGCCTTCGCCGTGCTGCTGCCAGTGCAGTCGGTCGGCGTGATGGGGGACGGCCGGACCTACGAAGACGTGGTCGCCGTGCGGGCCGTCCAGACCGACGACTTCATGACCGCCGACTGGTACCACATTCCGTACGACGTGATCGGCCGGATGTCGACGCGGATTATCAACGAAGTCCGCGGCGTTAACCGGGTGGTCTACGACGTCAGCTCGAAGCCGCCAAGCACGATCGAGTGGGAGTGAGAGAGCCAAGGGCTCAGTGCCAAGAGCCAAGTGAAAGAAAGAGAGCCGGGCGACAACCACCGCCCGGCTCTTGTCTGTCCCTCGTTCCCAGGCTCCCGCCTGGGAACGCCCTCTCCCGAGGCTCCGCCTCGTCTGCCATCCCACCGCCAACGAGGCACCAGCTAGGAGGACGCGGAGCGTCCGAAGACGGCATTCCCAGGCGGAGCCTGGGAACGAGGGGAATAGCGGTGGAGTTG harbors:
- a CDS encoding Minf_1886 family protein, with the protein product MRLKYAPQAYLFISEALRVAQDELGRIGSGESDDDSAHISGPELLDGVRILGLKQFGMMAPVVFRSWGVTSTDDFGRIVFELIERGDMRKTERDQLADFCGVYDFEDAFQRNYQLDVSKAFKS
- the guaA gene encoding glutamine-hydrolyzing GMP synthase, translating into MTNPSAPGNQYRGFVDPTQEELVLVLDFGGQTAQLIARRVRDQNVFCQLVRHDLSCDRIRELNPKGLILSGGPASVYGKQAPKVDPAIFELGIPILGICYGLHLICEAEGGSVLPGTTREFGRTVCRVTEAGQLFDGLPPETTVWMSHGDQVEDLAANFVSLARTDTCPNAAVKHLRKPIYGLQFHPEVTHSEHGGQLLANFVKNVCGCRGTWKISSLIEREVQTIRERVGNRRVICGLSGGVDSSVTAAILYKAIGTQLSCIFVDNGMLRKGESDRVRDRFQNHFRTDLHVVDARKQFLDELAGVSEPQQKRKIIGRVFIDVFRKEAESIENAHFLAQGTLYPDVIESGANGDGPAATIKAHHNVGGLPEQLGFELIEPLRDLFKDEVRRMGLELGLPEELIWRHPFPGPGLAVRCLGAVSESRLDTLREADAIVLEELRKSGLYRDVQQAFAVLLPVQSVGVMGDGRTYEDVVAVRAVQTDDFMTADWYHIPYDVIGRMSTRIINEVRGVNRVVYDVSSKPPSTIEWE